From a single Okeanomitos corallinicola TIOX110 genomic region:
- a CDS encoding GAF domain-containing protein, producing MTTVYQSNEDRGNIFADTEKSEKSNGIVGENRRESYTPSTIAQEFKIWRQRFQYITSQMRQAPDLDAVLKVTVGQIRDQVGGDRVLIYSFNNSDTGTVLAESRTTGWTPSLGENLPAILFGLYTDQDYTEPVTIDDINQIQVTPYQKQLLDKFQVRASLTLPILIDNQPWGLLVIHNCGSERQWQEAEITLLSQISTEITYRLQSFELQKEIQQSALAKQSVAKVVSKILQQPDVDKIFQTTTQEVRQLLKCDRVGVYRFDHDWSGQFVSESVGNNWTKVVTPGFKMVWEDTHLQETKGGRYAKGETFVVNDTYKIGLAQCHIDILEQFEAKAYVIAPIFSGEKLWGLLAAYQNTGARKWQDWEVSFLTQIGLQFGVAISQGEYLEKFRKQSNQIAQIAKQEQALTKIVNRIRQSSNLEDIFKTTTQEARQALKCDRVAIYRFNPDWSGNFIAESVGTGWVKLVGAEINTLVEDTYFQETKGARFAKGENLWVNDIYQENITPCYLELLETFETKAYVTVPIFFGDQLWGLLAAYQNSNPREWQTSEINFLSQIALQFNLAKTQIDYTTDLAQRVEQEKTISSIINKIRQSRDVDEIFATTTQEVRQALRCDRVAVYQFTPDWGGEFVSESVGTGWTKLVGPGIKTVLDDTYLQDTKGGRYANGETFVVNDTYKIGLAPCHIAILEQFEAKAYVIVPIFFGEKLWGLLAAYQNTGSREWRESEISFVQQIGWQFSLAKSQLDYIQKVQNQSQEIRQLAEQEKILNKIVNRIRQSLDLEEIFKTATQEVRQALRCDRVGIYQFLPNWSGKFVAESVGSGWVKVATPDFNMVWEDAHLQETQGGRYAKGENFVVNDIYQAGHAQCHLEILEQVEAKAYMIVPVFYGEKLWGLLAAYQNTGTREWQPREVNFLEQIGLQISLAKSQIDYIEQVQSKSEELAQIAEQEKTFTKIVNRIRQSNDVEEIFKTTTQELRQILKCDRTVVYQFTSDWGGEFVAESVGKGWVKLVGPDFKTTLDDPCLQNAKGGRYEKGDTLVVEDIYTSTLDPCYIEIIEKYEARGYIIAPILIGEQLWGLLAAYQNTAPREWEESETNLLSRLGDQLGLALQQAEYLKQLETQSSKLSEAAQREKAAKELLQQRSIQLLRAISPALGGDLTVRAPITEDELGTIADAYNGTLQALQQIVIQVQTSSQQVAQTSVNSSSSLVGLTNLAKNQSDEITKALEDIQQMVNSTQAVASNAQLVQVAVQQANKTVDSGDTAMNETVNAIQAIRETVAQTSKKIKRLSESSQKISKVVNLISNFATQTNVLALNAAIEATRAGEYGKGFAVVADEVRSLSRQSAAATIEIEKLVQEIQTETGEVAVAMETGIQQVVEGTNLVSETRQNLNAIVAATEEISQLIEGITAATQKQMDQSATVTTSMNDVAAIANKTFGESQEIAQVFQSLSGMAQELLTTAGKFKVK from the coding sequence ATGACAACCGTATATCAAAGTAATGAAGATAGAGGAAATATATTCGCTGATACAGAAAAATCAGAAAAATCGAACGGTATTGTAGGAGAAAATCGCAGAGAAAGCTATACACCTAGTACAATTGCCCAGGAATTTAAAATTTGGAGGCAACGCTTTCAATACATTACATCCCAAATGCGACAAGCTCCCGATTTAGATGCCGTATTAAAAGTAACAGTAGGACAAATTCGGGATCAAGTAGGTGGCGATCGCGTCTTAATTTATAGTTTTAATAACTCTGACACTGGAACAGTTTTAGCTGAATCTAGAACCACAGGTTGGACACCATCATTAGGTGAAAATCTCCCAGCTATTTTATTTGGGTTATATACAGATCAAGACTACACAGAACCAGTTACCATAGATGACATTAATCAAATTCAAGTTACCCCATATCAAAAGCAACTACTAGATAAATTCCAAGTTAGAGCTAGTTTAACTTTGCCAATTTTGATAGATAATCAACCTTGGGGATTATTAGTTATCCACAACTGCGGATCAGAACGGCAATGGCAAGAAGCAGAAATTACCCTCCTCTCGCAAATTAGTACAGAAATAACCTACAGATTGCAGAGTTTTGAATTACAAAAAGAGATCCAACAATCTGCCTTAGCCAAACAATCAGTAGCCAAAGTTGTTAGCAAGATTTTACAACAACCAGACGTAGATAAAATCTTTCAAACTACCACCCAAGAAGTCCGACAACTACTCAAATGCGATCGCGTCGGTGTGTACCGTTTTGACCATGACTGGAGTGGACAATTTGTATCCGAATCCGTAGGGAATAACTGGACAAAAGTTGTTACCCCAGGCTTCAAAATGGTGTGGGAAGATACCCACCTGCAAGAAACCAAAGGTGGCAGATATGCCAAAGGGGAAACATTTGTAGTTAACGACACCTATAAAATTGGTTTAGCTCAGTGTCACATTGATATTTTAGAACAGTTTGAAGCCAAAGCCTATGTGATTGCTCCGATCTTTTCTGGAGAAAAATTATGGGGATTATTGGCAGCTTATCAGAACACCGGAGCTAGAAAATGGCAAGATTGGGAAGTCAGCTTTTTAACTCAAATAGGATTGCAATTTGGTGTAGCTATTTCCCAAGGTGAATATTTAGAAAAATTCAGAAAACAATCAAATCAAATAGCACAAATTGCCAAACAAGAACAAGCCCTCACCAAAATAGTTAACCGGATTCGCCAATCTTCCAACTTAGAAGATATCTTTAAAACTACCACCCAAGAAGCACGTCAAGCACTCAAATGCGATCGCGTCGCCATTTATCGTTTTAATCCAGATTGGAGTGGTAACTTTATTGCTGAATCCGTAGGAACTGGATGGGTAAAACTGGTTGGTGCGGAAATCAATACCTTAGTAGAAGATACATACTTCCAAGAAACCAAAGGTGCAAGATTTGCCAAAGGTGAAAACCTCTGGGTAAATGACATCTATCAAGAAAACATTACTCCCTGTTACTTGGAACTATTAGAAACATTTGAAACTAAAGCCTATGTGACCGTTCCTATTTTCTTCGGTGATCAATTGTGGGGATTATTAGCAGCTTATCAAAACTCAAATCCCCGTGAATGGCAAACATCAGAAATCAACTTTCTCAGTCAAATAGCCTTACAGTTTAACCTCGCAAAAACGCAAATAGACTACACTACTGATCTGGCACAAAGAGTCGAACAAGAAAAGACAATTAGTAGTATTATTAACAAGATTCGTCAGTCCAGAGACGTAGACGAAATCTTTGCTACCACTACCCAAGAAGTACGTCAGGCTTTAAGGTGCGATCGCGTGGCAGTTTATCAATTTACACCTGATTGGGGCGGTGAATTTGTGTCCGAATCAGTAGGTACAGGGTGGACAAAATTAGTCGGGCCTGGCATTAAAACCGTCCTCGATGACACCTATCTCCAAGATACCAAAGGTGGTAGATATGCCAACGGCGAAACATTTGTAGTTAACGACACCTATAAAATTGGTTTAGCACCCTGTCACATAGCCATATTAGAACAATTTGAAGCGAAAGCCTATGTGATAGTCCCCATCTTCTTTGGTGAAAAACTCTGGGGATTATTGGCAGCATATCAAAACACAGGATCAAGGGAGTGGAGAGAATCAGAAATCAGCTTTGTACAACAAATAGGCTGGCAATTTAGTCTAGCTAAATCACAGTTAGATTATATCCAAAAAGTCCAGAATCAATCTCAAGAAATCAGACAACTTGCAGAGCAAGAAAAAATCCTCAACAAAATAGTTAACCGCATCCGTCAATCCTTAGACTTAGAAGAAATATTCAAAACCGCCACCCAAGAAGTTAGACAGGCTTTAAGGTGCGATCGCGTCGGTATTTATCAATTTTTACCCAACTGGAGTGGTAAATTTGTCGCCGAATCTGTAGGTAGTGGATGGGTAAAAGTAGCCACACCAGACTTTAACATGGTTTGGGAAGATGCCCACCTGCAAGAAACCCAAGGGGGTAGATATGCCAAAGGTGAAAACTTTGTAGTTAACGACATCTATCAAGCTGGTCATGCTCAATGTCACTTAGAAATATTAGAGCAAGTAGAAGCCAAAGCTTACATGATAGTTCCCGTATTTTACGGAGAAAAACTATGGGGATTATTGGCAGCCTACCAAAACACAGGTACTCGTGAATGGCAACCTAGAGAAGTCAACTTTTTAGAACAGATTGGACTGCAAATTAGTTTAGCCAAATCTCAGATAGACTACATCGAACAAGTACAATCTAAATCTGAAGAACTAGCTCAAATAGCGGAACAAGAAAAAACCTTTACGAAGATAGTTAACAGAATTCGTCAATCTAACGACGTAGAAGAGATATTTAAAACCACCACCCAAGAACTACGACAAATCCTCAAATGCGATCGCACAGTAGTTTATCAATTTACCTCAGATTGGGGTGGTGAATTTGTCGCCGAATCAGTAGGCAAAGGTTGGGTGAAATTAGTCGGGCCAGACTTTAAAACCACCTTAGACGATCCTTGTCTACAAAATGCCAAAGGTGGACGTTATGAAAAAGGTGACACCCTAGTAGTTGAAGATATTTATACCTCCACCCTAGACCCTTGCTACATAGAAATTATCGAAAAATATGAAGCTAGAGGTTATATCATCGCCCCCATCCTCATTGGTGAGCAACTCTGGGGATTATTAGCGGCTTATCAAAACACAGCACCCCGTGAATGGGAAGAATCTGAAACTAACCTATTATCCAGATTAGGTGATCAACTAGGACTAGCTTTACAACAAGCAGAATACCTCAAACAATTAGAAACCCAATCATCCAAACTTTCAGAAGCAGCCCAACGGGAAAAAGCCGCCAAAGAATTACTGCAACAACGCTCTATTCAGTTACTGAGAGCCATTAGTCCGGCACTCGGTGGTGACTTAACAGTCCGCGCCCCCATCACCGAAGACGAACTAGGAACAATTGCCGATGCTTACAACGGTACTCTGCAAGCCCTCCAACAGATCGTTATTCAAGTACAAACTTCTTCCCAGCAAGTTGCTCAAACTTCCGTTAACAGTAGTTCTTCCCTAGTGGGATTAACCAATTTAGCCAAAAACCAATCTGACGAAATCACTAAAGCCCTAGAAGATATTCAACAGATGGTAAATTCTACCCAAGCCGTAGCATCTAACGCTCAATTGGTACAAGTTGCAGTCCAACAGGCTAACAAAACTGTAGACTCTGGTGATACCGCCATGAACGAAACAGTAAATGCTATCCAGGCCATTCGCGAAACCGTAGCTCAAACCAGTAAGAAAATTAAACGTTTGAGTGAATCATCACAGAAAATCTCTAAAGTAGTTAACTTGATTAGCAACTTTGCCACCCAAACCAACGTACTAGCTTTAAATGCAGCCATAGAAGCCACTCGTGCTGGTGAATATGGTAAAGGCTTTGCCGTGGTAGCCGATGAAGTTCGTTCATTATCTCGCCAGTCCGCAGCCGCTACCATCGAAATTGAAAAATTAGTCCAAGAAATTCAAACTGAAACTGGAGAAGTTGCCGTAGCCATGGAAACAGGTATTCAGCAAGTAGTAGAAGGGACAAACTTAGTTAGTGAAACCCGTCAAAACTTAAACGCCATCGTTGCAGCTACTGAGGAAATTAGCCAACTAATTGAAGGTATTACCGCAGCTACCCAAAAACAAATGGATCAATCAGCCACAGTCACAACATCAATGAATGATGTAGCGGCTATTGCTAATAAAACCTTCGGTGAATCTCAAGAAATTGCTCAAGTCTTCCAAAGCTTATCAGGAATGGCGCAGGAGTTACTCACAACTGCTGGTAAATTCAAGGTCAAATAA
- a CDS encoding hybrid sensor histidine kinase/response regulator: MITDTEIREQGHAYFLAEAPELLQAIEQDLFGFLEDHSKNKVHNLMRATHTIKGGAATVGLDTIKMIAHSLEDVFKALYSPDVVVDSELQTLLLEAYECLQLSVSSELTSSNLNQEEILQRATTAFAQLQTKLGDAFGAEEHIPTAEELGFDIVQSIFEVGVTQRIESITEAIDNSLNDQDLQEFLISQAEVFIGLSESLNLPGLKELADTAIVALLANPQEIHQVAQLTLADLKAAQIAVLAGDRTSGGSPSGALKAFAKSKQEQPQEQPEITSNTSSLVTVPKQQLEIVHTNNKFVNKFFSITTDFYHFLITADDKNNNPLKPANAKFYLKVIRYIFGWFNHQREIPEAKLSLALLITPNDLDHSEDYLLIWLEQFLEFIKAQEDQENLCLYRRGVVLIILLAVAEFEYAIQKNDQALRMINTLKKQIRKVGKQYKKYSPVTEEEKKWLDSPKLQELLTIKEISVAEKSNDISTPTDYNLVEEIWGGEPVSEAEQDLSNQETAEINLGDDLNAENIKNDHYLESITSSAVSDRAFTTTSGTAYEIINDDTETKHRDAEEKHQTSTYKNTKQSTFVRVNVEGLERLNYLAGELLIYQKRRLLYDDQIVELIERLSEKLSQHQGVLQQLCDLQFQGNNFIVATTQEVASVQFDALEMDVYTEFNLTLNEAIEETLQLQETAESLDLLIKKSTDISDQKYNLTLNIIDNLADARMLPLGTILNRFPQMVSQLGNVYAKNVELKLTGTQVLIDKAIAERLYDPILQLVRNAFDHGIDSPEIRQKLGKKEQGLIEICAYHQGSHTIIEVRDDGKGLNLDTLHKKAIELNLLPDDNHGQNYYHSPSESELIDLMFSPGFSTAAKVSEISGRGMGLDIVRSQLESLNGVISVQSFPNQGTTFTLKIPFSMTTDKLMLVQSGGIVYALLLDSIEKILIPSEQQIKEFEGKQILYWHSGEEEMVVNLVKLASLMYYNGSISGINYLNNIPRNADTEIMKNPVLLLRRNNGILGLEVDQIIGEQELVIRPLGSAIFPPKYIYGCSSLANGNLILVIDGTMLIDAQQMEATLDFRTLPIAAEHKKQALPVAEEVSSTPLLLASTPINNKESKSTPVAVSHKLPTVVLVIDDAISVRQTLVMTLQKSGYQVFSAQNGVEAIEQLQLHPEIEVVLSDLEMPKMNGFQLLTHIRQHQDWKKKPVVILTSRSSEKHRQLAKELGATAYLTKPYLEHELISTVESLANENKGNSSQNLIGAGK, from the coding sequence ATGATTACAGATACTGAAATTCGTGAACAAGGTCATGCCTACTTTTTGGCCGAAGCACCGGAATTATTACAAGCTATTGAACAGGATTTATTTGGCTTTTTAGAAGACCATAGTAAGAATAAAGTTCATAACTTAATGCGGGCGACTCACACCATTAAAGGGGGAGCGGCTACCGTGGGGCTAGATACAATCAAAATGATCGCCCATTCTTTAGAAGATGTCTTTAAAGCCTTATATAGTCCTGATGTAGTTGTTGATTCAGAACTACAAACTCTGTTATTAGAAGCTTATGAATGTCTGCAACTTTCAGTTTCATCTGAATTAACATCAAGTAATCTTAATCAAGAAGAAATTCTGCAACGAGCCACCACAGCATTTGCACAGTTACAAACTAAATTAGGTGATGCTTTTGGGGCTGAAGAACATATTCCTACGGCGGAAGAATTAGGATTTGATATTGTTCAATCCATATTTGAGGTAGGTGTTACCCAGAGAATAGAGAGTATTACCGAAGCAATTGATAATTCCCTTAATGATCAGGATTTACAAGAGTTTTTAATTTCTCAAGCTGAGGTATTTATAGGGTTATCAGAATCTTTAAATTTGCCTGGTTTAAAAGAACTAGCTGATACAGCTATAGTCGCCTTATTAGCTAATCCCCAGGAAATACATCAAGTAGCACAATTAACATTAGCTGACTTAAAAGCCGCACAAATAGCAGTTTTAGCTGGCGATCGCACATCCGGGGGTTCACCTTCCGGAGCTTTAAAAGCATTTGCTAAAAGTAAACAAGAGCAGCCACAAGAACAGCCAGAGATTACTTCTAATACTAGCTCCTTAGTGACAGTTCCCAAACAACAACTAGAAATTGTCCATACTAATAATAAATTTGTTAATAAGTTTTTTAGTATTACTACAGATTTTTATCACTTTCTCATTACAGCAGATGACAAAAATAATAACCCTTTAAAACCAGCAAACGCTAAATTTTACTTAAAAGTAATTCGCTATATTTTTGGCTGGTTTAATCACCAAAGAGAAATACCAGAAGCAAAACTCAGTCTGGCTTTATTAATTACACCCAATGATCTAGATCACTCAGAAGATTATTTACTAATTTGGCTGGAACAATTTTTAGAGTTTATCAAAGCTCAAGAAGATCAAGAAAATTTGTGTCTTTATCGCCGGGGTGTGGTTTTAATAATTCTCCTCGCTGTAGCTGAATTTGAATATGCAATTCAAAAAAATGATCAGGCACTGAGGATGATCAACACCCTGAAAAAACAAATTCGTAAAGTAGGTAAACAATATAAAAAATACTCTCCCGTTACAGAGGAAGAGAAAAAATGGTTAGATAGTCCTAAGTTACAAGAATTACTAACAATTAAAGAAATATCTGTAGCAGAAAAATCAAATGATATATCTACACCCACCGACTATAATCTAGTAGAAGAAATCTGGGGAGGAGAGCCTGTTTCAGAAGCAGAGCAGGATTTATCTAACCAAGAAACCGCAGAAATTAATTTAGGAGATGATCTGAATGCAGAGAATATTAAAAATGATCATTATTTAGAAAGTATCACCTCATCGGCAGTTAGCGATCGCGCCTTTACAACTACATCTGGAACTGCCTATGAAATCATCAATGATGACACAGAAACTAAACATAGAGACGCGGAGGAGAAACATCAAACATCTACCTATAAAAATACCAAACAATCTACATTTGTACGTGTAAATGTAGAAGGACTAGAACGTCTTAATTATCTGGCTGGAGAATTGCTGATTTATCAAAAACGACGCTTGTTATATGATGATCAAATAGTTGAATTAATTGAGCGACTAAGTGAAAAATTAAGCCAACACCAAGGTGTTTTACAACAATTATGTGATTTGCAATTTCAAGGTAATAACTTTATCGTTGCCACCACCCAAGAAGTTGCTTCTGTACAGTTTGATGCTTTAGAAATGGATGTCTATACAGAATTCAATTTGACATTAAATGAAGCAATAGAGGAAACTTTACAACTACAAGAAACCGCAGAATCTTTAGACTTGTTAATTAAAAAATCCACAGATATTAGTGATCAAAAATATAATTTAACTCTGAACATTATAGATAACCTTGCAGATGCAAGAATGCTACCTTTAGGAACAATTTTAAATCGTTTCCCACAAATGGTAAGTCAGTTAGGTAATGTTTATGCCAAAAATGTAGAATTAAAACTGACTGGTACACAGGTTTTAATAGACAAGGCTATAGCAGAAAGATTGTATGATCCCATATTACAATTAGTTCGTAATGCTTTTGATCACGGGATTGATTCACCAGAAATTCGTCAAAAACTGGGTAAAAAGGAACAAGGTTTAATCGAAATTTGTGCTTATCATCAAGGAAGTCACACAATTATTGAAGTTAGAGATGATGGTAAAGGTTTAAACTTAGATACTCTTCACAAAAAAGCTATAGAACTAAATTTATTACCAGATGATAATCACGGTCAAAATTACTATCATTCTCCCAGCGAATCTGAACTAATTGATCTTATGTTTTCACCAGGATTTTCCACCGCTGCAAAAGTGAGTGAAATTTCTGGAAGAGGTATGGGATTAGATATTGTCCGTAGTCAGTTAGAATCTTTAAATGGGGTAATTTCAGTCCAATCATTCCCCAATCAAGGAACAACATTTACACTCAAAATACCCTTTTCTATGACCACAGATAAACTCATGCTAGTCCAGTCCGGGGGTATTGTTTACGCTTTACTATTAGATAGTATTGAAAAAATCCTCATTCCCTCCGAACAACAAATTAAAGAATTTGAAGGTAAACAAATTCTCTATTGGCATTCTGGTGAAGAAGAAATGGTTGTTAACCTCGTTAAACTTGCGAGTTTAATGTATTATAATGGCTCAATTTCTGGTATCAACTATTTAAACAATATTCCCAGAAACGCTGATACAGAAATAATGAAAAATCCCGTGCTTTTACTCAGACGTAATAATGGGATTTTAGGTTTGGAAGTTGACCAAATTATTGGTGAACAAGAATTAGTAATTAGACCTTTAGGAAGTGCGATATTTCCTCCCAAATATATTTACGGTTGTAGTAGTTTAGCTAATGGAAATTTGATTTTAGTTATTGATGGCACAATGTTGATAGATGCTCAACAAATGGAAGCCACACTTGATTTTAGAACTCTACCTATAGCTGCTGAACATAAAAAACAAGCCTTACCAGTTGCGGAAGAAGTATCATCCACCCCACTGCTGTTAGCATCTACTCCTATCAATAACAAGGAATCTAAATCTACTCCTGTAGCAGTTAGTCATAAATTACCTACAGTGGTGTTAGTTATAGACGATGCTATTAGTGTTCGCCAAACTCTGGTAATGACTCTACAAAAGTCTGGATATCAAGTATTTTCAGCACAAAATGGTGTAGAAGCGATTGAACAGTTACAGTTACATCCAGAAATTGAAGTGGTACTTTCTGATTTAGAAATGCCAAAAATGAATGGTTTTCAGTTATTAACTCACATCCGTCAACATCAAGATTGGAAGAAAAAACCTGTGGTGATTTTAACTTCCCGGAGTTCTGAAAAACATCGTCAATTAGCTAAAGAATTAGGTGCAACAGCTTATTTAACTAAGCCTTATTTGGAGCATGAATTGATTTCTACTGTGGAGAGTTTAGCTAATGAAAATAAGGGTAATTCTAGTCAGAATTTGATTGGCGCTGGGAAGTAG
- a CDS encoding BrnT family toxin has translation MKLEFEWDYNKAQINFDKHGVNFDEAKTVFDDPLALIQHFPLL, from the coding sequence ATGAAGTTAGAATTTGAATGGGATTATAACAAAGCACAAATAAATTTTGATAAACATGGAGTAAATTTTGATGAAGCAAAAACAGTATTCGATGATCCGTTGGCTTTGATACAGCACTTCCCGCTGTTATGA
- a CDS encoding amylo-alpha-1,6-glucosidase codes for MKPDMLMTPDNIVLDGKTFIPAVQVPIPEWPCVVSERQYPSLTVKDDDLFLVTDTIGNISGCSLEDGNPNMGLFCADTRFLSRLELQINRRSPVLLSSTADKGFALSVLCTNPKFDHIKADTIGIRREMVLNGALFEEIEIANYSTNNISFEISLSFDADFADLFEVRGHQREKRGQLLRLAESENKEELLILAYQGLDGAVMESRIKFQHQQPDHFQGNTAIWQLNLAAHESKILGYRLQKLTNNQPSSGVNAATTLAQAKASELMEEQDWGQQITQIRADKSLFNRVIERAEQDLYLLRQSFGDHKTVSAGVPWFSTLFGRDSIITAAQTLMLNPKIAQETLSLLAEYQGKKEDDWREEEPGKILHELRFGELARCQEIPHTPYYGTVDATPLWLMLYADYYAWTHDQETLEQLWKNALLAMDWIDRNLEKTGYLGYLRKSKGGLINQGWKDSGDCIVNKKGELAEGTIYLCEVQAYVYAAKIKLAEIAKMKKHLDLAETWIEEAKNLRVRFNKDFWIEDQDFCALALDGEGNQVDSISSNPGHCLALGIFTPEKAYSVAERLGAPDMFNGWGIRTLSSLSPAYNPMGYHIGSVWPHDNSLIAMGLRSLGLIDQALELFQGLFDMTSQQSYQRPPELFCGYERKGDNAPVHYPVACSPQAWGTGSMFQLLQMMVNLVPDAQNNCLRIIDPALPESINRLSLHNLRVGATILDLEFERVGSTTACRVAKKRGNLRVVIEA; via the coding sequence ATGAAACCGGATATGTTGATGACCCCAGATAACATTGTCCTCGATGGCAAGACTTTTATTCCCGCAGTACAAGTACCTATTCCAGAATGGCCTTGTGTAGTTAGTGAAAGACAATATCCCTCTTTGACGGTTAAAGATGATGATTTATTTTTAGTAACGGATACAATAGGGAATATTTCCGGGTGTTCCTTGGAGGATGGAAATCCCAATATGGGGTTGTTTTGTGCTGATACCCGGTTTCTAAGTCGTTTAGAGTTGCAGATTAATAGGCGATCGCCTGTTCTATTAAGCAGCACCGCTGATAAAGGTTTTGCTTTATCTGTCTTATGCACTAACCCCAAATTTGACCATATTAAAGCTGATACTATCGGTATTCGGCGAGAAATGGTACTGAATGGGGCTTTATTTGAAGAAATAGAAATTGCCAACTACAGCACCAATAACATCAGCTTTGAAATTAGTCTCAGCTTTGATGCGGATTTTGCAGATTTATTTGAAGTCAGAGGTCATCAACGAGAAAAACGAGGTCAATTATTACGACTAGCAGAGTCTGAAAACAAGGAAGAATTACTGATATTAGCTTATCAAGGTTTAGATGGTGCGGTGATGGAATCACGGATCAAATTCCAACATCAACAACCAGATCATTTTCAAGGTAATACTGCTATTTGGCAGTTAAATTTAGCTGCCCATGAAAGTAAAATACTCGGTTATCGTTTGCAGAAATTAACTAATAATCAGCCTAGTTCTGGTGTTAATGCTGCCACAACGTTGGCACAAGCAAAAGCTTCTGAATTAATGGAAGAGCAAGATTGGGGACAACAAATTACCCAAATTAGAGCCGATAAAAGTCTTTTTAATCGCGTGATTGAAAGAGCAGAACAAGATCTGTATTTGTTACGCCAATCTTTTGGTGATCATAAAACTGTTTCCGCTGGTGTGCCTTGGTTTTCTACATTATTTGGTCGGGATTCAATTATTACTGCTGCCCAAACTTTAATGTTAAATCCAAAAATTGCCCAAGAAACTTTGAGTTTATTAGCAGAATATCAAGGTAAAAAAGAGGATGATTGGCGAGAAGAAGAACCAGGAAAGATATTACATGAATTGCGGTTTGGGGAATTAGCAAGATGTCAAGAAATACCCCATACCCCATATTACGGAACAGTGGATGCAACGCCTTTATGGTTAATGTTGTATGCTGATTATTATGCCTGGACTCATGATCAAGAAACCCTAGAACAACTGTGGAAAAATGCTTTATTAGCAATGGATTGGATTGATAGAAATTTAGAAAAAACAGGTTATCTTGGTTATTTACGTAAATCAAAAGGTGGTTTAATTAACCAAGGTTGGAAAGATTCTGGAGATTGTATTGTCAATAAAAAAGGAGAATTAGCTGAGGGTACAATTTATCTTTGTGAAGTCCAAGCTTATGTCTATGCGGCGAAAATTAAATTAGCTGAAATTGCTAAGATGAAAAAGCATCTCGATTTAGCAGAAACTTGGATAGAAGAAGCTAAAAATTTGAGAGTGAGATTTAACAAAGATTTTTGGATCGAAGATCAAGATTTTTGTGCTTTAGCTTTAGATGGGGAAGGAAATCAAGTAGATAGTATTAGTTCTAATCCTGGACATTGTTTAGCTTTAGGAATTTTTACCCCAGAAAAAGCCTATAGTGTAGCCGAAAGATTAGGCGCACCGGATATGTTTAATGGTTGGGGAATTAGGACTTTAAGTAGTTTATCACCGGCTTATAATCCCATGGGTTATCATATTGGTTCGGTGTGGCCACATGATAATTCTCTGATTGCAATGGGGTTGCGTTCTTTGGGTTTAATTGATCAAGCTTTGGAGTTATTTCAAGGTTTATTTGATATGACTTCTCAACAGTCTTATCAACGGCCACCAGAATTATTTTGTGGTTATGAAAGGAAAGGAGATAATGCACCTGTACATTATCCTGTTGCTTGTTCTCCCCAAGCTTGGGGTACAGGTAGTATGTTTCAATTGTTGCAAATGATGGTGAATTTAGTTCCAGATGCTCAGAATAATTGTTTACGAATTATTGACCCAGCTTTGCCAGAATCAATTAATCGTTTATCGTTGCATAATTTGCGTGTTGGTGCGACGATTCTTGATTTAGAATTTGAGCGAGTTGGTAGTACAACTGCTTGTCGAGTTGCTAAGAAAAGGGGGAATTTACGAGTTGTAATTGAAGCTTAG